A stretch of the Malus sylvestris chromosome 10, drMalSylv7.2, whole genome shotgun sequence genome encodes the following:
- the LOC126586440 gene encoding calmodulin calcium-dependent NAD kinase-like isoform X1, translating into MQKGKNYHATKLVSLLILAFSVALCFHPSCKNLSHFSFLITSPFSSDHTFTQILVASSIGIIIAAALHYRLRKHKDQKVIPRLKVSDSNRVHHKLERFPHYVARQLGFKDRRECPQLCKLATEYIRKFEGFEEDIYNFFSSEPDADSLFVKLVEEFERCILSYFAFHWSQADMMITQILSCDAEPKKKLKNIVMAATREQRFERVTKNLKVARVFTNLVEEMKAMGLAQPDDSTCTEVMAPVAHADRSPVLLLMGGGMGAGKSTVLKDILKEPFWHGAAGNAVVIEADAFKESDVIYRALSSRGHHDDMLQTAELVHQSSTDAASSLLVTALNEGRDVIMDGTLSWVPFVVQTVTMARNVHRRRYRMGPGYRVNEDGTVTENYWERLDDEEPEQVGGRKRKPYRIELVGVMCDAYLAVIRGIRRAIMVRRAVRVNSQLKSHKRFANAFLTYCQLVDNARLYCTNVLEGPPKLIGWKDKDKTLLVDPDEIDCLKRVGRLNDTANSIYELYKRPNPAYETGSVWKDIVLSPSRLNIQKELKYSIQKVERLKQ; encoded by the exons ATGCAGAAAGGTAAGAATTATCATGCAACAAAGCTAGTCAGCCTCTTGATATTGGCCTTTTCCGTCGCTCTTTGCTTCCATCCTTCATGCAAAAACCTATCTCATTTTTCGTTCCTCATCACCTCTCCATTTTCTTCAGATCACACCTTCACTCAGATCCTTGTAGCCTCCTCAATCGGCATCATCATTGCCGCCGCGCTGCATTACCGCCTCCGAAAGCACAAGGATCAGAAGGTCATCCCCCGCCTCAAGGTTTCGGACTCGAACCGCGTTCATCACAAGCTCGAGAGGTTCCCCCACTATGTAG CTAGGCAGCTGGGATTCAAAGACAGAAGAGAATGTCCACAGCTCTGCAAGCTAGCCACTGAATACATTAGAAAGTTTGAGGGGTTTGAGGAAGATATCTACAACTTCTTTTCCAGTGAACCGGATGCGGATTCTCTGTTTGTGAAGCTCGTCGAGGAGTTTGAGAGATGCATCCTCAGTTATTTTGCATTTCACTGGAGCCAAGCTGATATGATGATTACTCAG ATCTTGAGTTGTGATGCTGAGCCCAAAAAGAAGCTCAAAAACATTGTCATGGCGGCAACCAG AGAACAGAGATTCGAGAGAGTGACGAAAAATTTGAAGGTGGCTAGAGTTTTCACTAACTTAGTGGAGGAGATGAAGGCGATGGGACTCGCACAGCCGGATGACTCAACGTGCACAGAGGTGATGGCTCCGGTGGCTCATGCTGACAGAAGTCCGGTCCTCCTGCTCATGGGAGGTGGAATGGGAGCAGGAAAGAGCACTGTGTTAAAGGACATTCTCAAAGA ACCATTCTGGCACGGAGCAGCGGGGAATGCTGTAGTGATTGAGGCAGACGCCTTCAAAGAATCAGATGTCATATACAGAGCTCTCAGCTCCAGAGGCCATCATGACGACATGCTTCAAACCGCTGAACTG GTACACCAATCATCTACGGACGCAGCATCATCCCTCCTCGTCACAGCGCTTAATGAAGGGCGGGATGTCATCATGGATGGCACACTCTCTTGGGTACCATTTGTTGTGCAGACGGTAACAATGGCCAGAAATGTTCATCGCCGTCGTTACCGCATGGGGCCTGGTTACAGGGTGAATGAGGATGGAACTGTCACTGAAAACTATTGGGAACGACTTGACGATGAAGAACCAGAACAAGTAGGAGGCAGAAAGAGAAAACCGTACAGGATAGAGCTCGTTGGAGTCATGTGTGATGCTTATCTAGCTGTTATAAGAGGCATCAG GAGAGCTATCATGGTTAGAAGAGCGGTGCGAGTAAACTCACAATTGAAATCCCACAAGAGATTTGCTAATGCATTTCTAACATATTGCCAACTGGTTGACAACGCGAGACTATATTGCACGAATGTACTGGAAGGCCCGCCTAAG TTGATAGGATGGAAAGACAAAGACAAAACATTGCTCGTGGATCCAGATGAAATCGATTGCTTAAAAAGGGTAGGCAGGCTAAATGACACAGCGAACTCCATATACGAACTTTACAAGCGCCCTAACCCAGCTTATGAAACCGGGTCAGTCTGGAAGGACATTGTCTTATCACCTTCAAGATTAAACATTCAAAAGGAGCTGAAGTACTCCATTCAGAAAGTCGAAAGATTGAAACAATAA
- the LOC126586440 gene encoding calmodulin calcium-dependent NAD kinase-like isoform X2: MQKDHTFTQILVASSIGIIIAAALHYRLRKHKDQKVIPRLKVSDSNRVHHKLERFPHYVARQLGFKDRRECPQLCKLATEYIRKFEGFEEDIYNFFSSEPDADSLFVKLVEEFERCILSYFAFHWSQADMMITQILSCDAEPKKKLKNIVMAATREQRFERVTKNLKVARVFTNLVEEMKAMGLAQPDDSTCTEVMAPVAHADRSPVLLLMGGGMGAGKSTVLKDILKEPFWHGAAGNAVVIEADAFKESDVIYRALSSRGHHDDMLQTAELVHQSSTDAASSLLVTALNEGRDVIMDGTLSWVPFVVQTVTMARNVHRRRYRMGPGYRVNEDGTVTENYWERLDDEEPEQVGGRKRKPYRIELVGVMCDAYLAVIRGIRRAIMVRRAVRVNSQLKSHKRFANAFLTYCQLVDNARLYCTNVLEGPPKLIGWKDKDKTLLVDPDEIDCLKRVGRLNDTANSIYELYKRPNPAYETGSVWKDIVLSPSRLNIQKELKYSIQKVERLKQ; the protein is encoded by the exons ATGCAGAAAG ATCACACCTTCACTCAGATCCTTGTAGCCTCCTCAATCGGCATCATCATTGCCGCCGCGCTGCATTACCGCCTCCGAAAGCACAAGGATCAGAAGGTCATCCCCCGCCTCAAGGTTTCGGACTCGAACCGCGTTCATCACAAGCTCGAGAGGTTCCCCCACTATGTAG CTAGGCAGCTGGGATTCAAAGACAGAAGAGAATGTCCACAGCTCTGCAAGCTAGCCACTGAATACATTAGAAAGTTTGAGGGGTTTGAGGAAGATATCTACAACTTCTTTTCCAGTGAACCGGATGCGGATTCTCTGTTTGTGAAGCTCGTCGAGGAGTTTGAGAGATGCATCCTCAGTTATTTTGCATTTCACTGGAGCCAAGCTGATATGATGATTACTCAG ATCTTGAGTTGTGATGCTGAGCCCAAAAAGAAGCTCAAAAACATTGTCATGGCGGCAACCAG AGAACAGAGATTCGAGAGAGTGACGAAAAATTTGAAGGTGGCTAGAGTTTTCACTAACTTAGTGGAGGAGATGAAGGCGATGGGACTCGCACAGCCGGATGACTCAACGTGCACAGAGGTGATGGCTCCGGTGGCTCATGCTGACAGAAGTCCGGTCCTCCTGCTCATGGGAGGTGGAATGGGAGCAGGAAAGAGCACTGTGTTAAAGGACATTCTCAAAGA ACCATTCTGGCACGGAGCAGCGGGGAATGCTGTAGTGATTGAGGCAGACGCCTTCAAAGAATCAGATGTCATATACAGAGCTCTCAGCTCCAGAGGCCATCATGACGACATGCTTCAAACCGCTGAACTG GTACACCAATCATCTACGGACGCAGCATCATCCCTCCTCGTCACAGCGCTTAATGAAGGGCGGGATGTCATCATGGATGGCACACTCTCTTGGGTACCATTTGTTGTGCAGACGGTAACAATGGCCAGAAATGTTCATCGCCGTCGTTACCGCATGGGGCCTGGTTACAGGGTGAATGAGGATGGAACTGTCACTGAAAACTATTGGGAACGACTTGACGATGAAGAACCAGAACAAGTAGGAGGCAGAAAGAGAAAACCGTACAGGATAGAGCTCGTTGGAGTCATGTGTGATGCTTATCTAGCTGTTATAAGAGGCATCAG GAGAGCTATCATGGTTAGAAGAGCGGTGCGAGTAAACTCACAATTGAAATCCCACAAGAGATTTGCTAATGCATTTCTAACATATTGCCAACTGGTTGACAACGCGAGACTATATTGCACGAATGTACTGGAAGGCCCGCCTAAG TTGATAGGATGGAAAGACAAAGACAAAACATTGCTCGTGGATCCAGATGAAATCGATTGCTTAAAAAGGGTAGGCAGGCTAAATGACACAGCGAACTCCATATACGAACTTTACAAGCGCCCTAACCCAGCTTATGAAACCGGGTCAGTCTGGAAGGACATTGTCTTATCACCTTCAAGATTAAACATTCAAAAGGAGCTGAAGTACTCCATTCAGAAAGTCGAAAGATTGAAACAATAA